TGAAGCAGCCTTTCCATCCACCTTAAAAGTAACCAGTTTTCCTACATCTTCGGCAGTACCAGGAATAAAGAGAGAGTAATTTCCTGAGGAAGTATTTGCAAGATACTCCTTTTCATTAAGATAAGCTGCAACGACAGTCCCGTCGGGAGCAGAAGTGCCGTTAATGAGAGCTACCCCTGTTACTGTCATCGGAAGTATTGGGGGAGAGGGAGGAACATCCGCTGCCGCCATACATCCCTGGGGTAATGCTAGGAAAAACAACAATAATACGGATGTTGTTACCAGGCAGCTTTTTAATTTTTTATCCATTGTAGACCTCCAAATATACGTGAACAACAAAAAGAAAAAAACCGTTCAGCCTGAAGAGGCTGAACAGTCAGTTGTTCTGAAATTACACCCACTTAGAAGATTCCCAGGTGGATGGGTCCGTCAAATCAAAGCCATCTGGCCAAGTAGATGGATCATTCAGGTCAAAGTCTTCTGGCCATGTAGACGGATCAAACGGATTAAAACCTCCCTCATCCTGACCTAAATTCGGTTTGTACGAGTTTTCTATGGATGCGTAGGTACCTTCACTCTTCATGAAGATCCAGTAGCCCTGTCCGGGAACCATACAGTTATCAGTCTCAAGTGCTCCGACTGGCCTGGGATCAGATTCACCGACGTACTTAGCAATTCCGCTTACAGCGCTCGCACCAGGGATTATGCCGCCCCAACCTTCATTATTTTGGAAAGTTATGAGGTTGGAGAACTTGTAGTTTTGAGCATTATCGGTGTTGAACTCATTGAGCGAAGCCAGAGTTGTTGACCAGAGTGCAGGGTATGAAGAGGTGTGACCTATCATGTGCCATCCACGGCTCAGAGTCAGAGAAGCTGGAACATCTGGGTTAGCGCCTTCAGAAGCCATTCCCTTGAACTTAACATTGGTCATGCAAGGCTGTTTAGCGTAGACCCAGTAGCCCTTGCAAGGTTCAATTGTTTTTGGAATTTCCCAGCATGAGCCGTTCCAGTAGATAACATAGTTACCAGCGCCAAAGACATCTTCAGGACATGCCTTTGAATCAATAAGTCTCTTCGGCACGGATTTAAGGTTCCAGCCCTGTTCGAGCGTGATGGTCATATCTTCATATGTCTGTACAGGACCGCACATGGAAAACTTAGGATCGTAGTTGCCGGCTTTATCACGAGCAATAACAGCTACCCAGTAGTCCTTGCCGAAGACAAGGTCCTTACCTTCGACTGCTTCAATACACAGATAGTACACACTCTTATCTTCTGAACTCTTTAATTTCTGATTTGGAGTGTCTGTGCCATCTGTGTGAGTCTCTTTCCCGTCTATCCTTACCTTTTTCATGTCTTCAATGCAAGTCGGCTTAGATGTGCTGATGTAAACTTCATATGGCTCGTCAGAGTCAAGATCTTCATCGGTGCTTGCATTCCAGCTAACCATCAACCCAGGATAATCTCTCACAGAGACCCAGTCAGTAAGGCCGAATGCATCTTCAACATTCAGGTTTGCTACTGGAGCCGGGCACTTGCTGTCAACTGAGAAATACTTTACATCAGGCTGGTAAGTTCTGCCGCTTGTACAGTCAGTAATAAGTACCGTCCAGGATACCTGCTGCCCGTCTTTCACCGACGCTTTTACTGAATAGTTGTCTTCACCAACAAGGAAATCGCATTCGTCGCAAGCGCCTCCTTCACAGGAGACTCCACTGCAGACATTCTTATCTTTTTCATCGCAGCTTGAGTCTACCTGTGTGTTGTTAATAAGAAGCTTGTAGTGGAAAGGCAGTCCTGCTCCTTCTCCATTCTTTCCTTCAACTCTGAATGTGAATGTCGGGGTTGAGGTGACGTATCCTCCGTCAGGTTTCTCGAGAGTGACTACAAGTCCGTCGAGGCTGACATAGAATTTCCGGACTTCGCTTTTAGCTTTGTTTCCGGCTGCGTCCTCAACTTCAACCGACCAGTTGTGAGCGCCATCTGCAAGGTGGATTTTCTCGGTGACTGAATCTCCAGATACAACTGCCTCGGAGATTACATCATCTGGGAACAGGTCATCCCAATATTCTTCAGGAATACCACTCTCAGGAATACCATTCTCAGGGATTTCACCTTCAGGAATACCAGGGAATAGTTCATCCCAGGACATACCAGGGAATAGTTCATCCCAGGGAATACCCTCGGGGAATAGTTCATCCCAGGGAATCTGCCCATATTCATCCTCATAATTATATCCAGGAATATGGCCAGGAATTTGATCATATACTCCAGCAGGTTTTCCATCTATGAACAGTGTGTATCTGAGCTTAAGATCCTCTTTATATTGAGCAGCTAATTCATCTTCACAAATGAAGTTGAATTTAGTTTCAGGGCCTATTACCTCTTTGTAGCAGTCTGCAGGAGAAACAAGTTTCACAGTGGGGCATTTTGTGTCAACATACAGAGTTCTGAGACCACTGCCACCTATGTTTCCTTGTTCGTCCCTCAGTTTGACTTCCCAGGTGTATTTGCCGTCAGCCAGATCAAGCTCAAACTGCTTATATGACCCGGGTTTCAAAACCCCGTTAAACTTCTGGATACCATTGAGCTCGAAAGTGTAGGTAATATCATTAGACCTGTAGTCATAGTAAAAAGCACTGAAATTGAACTTTACACATTTCTTATTGGCAAACTCTGACTCAGGTGTAACCAGTTTAAATTGTGGGCTCCAGTAATCAAAGCTCGGATCAAAATTAATCCCGCCAGGGAAAGATTTATCGCCCAGTAAATTATCGAACTCGTCAAAGCCAGAAACATCTATGTCTAGAGGACCACTTATGTCCTGTGGAATTGTATAGTCATAGGCAAATGTATCATCATCCACCTTTGTCATCGGTTCATTTTCGATTGGGCTAGCGCCCACCAGGTTTGCATTACTGGCATTGGGTGAACTACTACTGTCTTTAATCGATATTTTGGCGTTATCGACAGGCCTGCTGAAATCAGCAGTGATGTTTACAGTTTTCCCCGGTATGAAAGGACCAGTTTCGTTGAGTCCGATCTCAATGGTTAAATAGCTCTCAGGATCAAATCTAAATGCTTCGGGGTCTTTTGCAGGCTCACCATCCAGCAGCTGATTGCCATCTGCATCAAACGCATCGATGTCTACAGCCAGAGGACCACTTACTATGTCCATCGGGATGGTATAGTTATAACCAAAGAAGTTATCATCAGCATTTAATACATCCATCTCCGCAGAACTGCCCAAAAGTGAATCGGAGCTGTTAAAGATCGATATAGTGGCGTGATCGACAGATGCATTGAAATCAACGGTGATATTTACAATATCTCCCGGTATAACATTGGTTTTGTCATATGTGACAATAACCTCTGTGTCTTCTTCAGCTGCACTTGCTGCCCCTATTAAAAGAGACATAATTAGCAGCGCACTAAATAGTATCAATTTTTGTTTCATACTTTCACCTAGATTCCGCAAATATCCATTTTGTTCCAGATTAAACATTGAATATTATATCTTTTTAAATAACATTTTTATGTTTAAAGATATAGCAGATCTTAGCTATTAAAATGTTTCCACCAAACAATATATAAATTATGAGTTAGTAGGACACTCATTTAATAAATAAGTTAAGACTATTTGGCAATTGTAGTTTATATTTTACCCCCAATTTTTCAACCAAACCCCCTCAATATAAATGAGTTGATATAGTTTAATATGTACAATTGACAAGGAACTCAACACTTCTCCATAGTTCGTTTTTGGATGAAGTGCGGTAACATTTAGATCCCGATGCGGCAAGCAGTAACCTCAAAGGGTTTTGCTGCATACAGGGAAGCTATTCAAACCTGTTTTTGTGCCAGTTCTGACCAGTCAGCCTGTGCGTGAGATACGTGCCAATACCGCAAGGCATAAATCTGTCACAGATTGAAATTCCGCCAACGGTAAACATAACGTCCTAGCGCAGTGCACTTATCTCTGTATATTATCTTGCGACGATAATATAGCTAAGATTACACGATAACTGATATAAATCTTTCTAACAGAATAGAGTAATTAAATTTAGTTAGTTGTAAAAAGAAACTTTAGGTCATTCAATAGAAATTATTTATACTGTAAAAGTAGAAATGACGATAATTATGCCAGTTTATAGAAAAGCTTAGAATGTCTTGTAACTGGATAAATTACCTTATAATTGTAAAATTTTACAAATATAGGGGTTCTTAGAGAGCATGAAGTTAGTGAGTAAAGATTTATTGAGAGTAAAAATTTGCTAAATCTGTCCTTCAGTAGTGAAAAAAGCTTCTATGGCACCTAAATTCTTAGATAAAGAAGTTGCACTATACCTTTTTCAAAATTTAAACTCACAAGCTTAAAGTCCGGAAAAAACATAATTTAATAAAAACACTTTCTATGCGGAAGGAATGGGGGGCTTAAAATTCGATATACTTTTCAGGATTCTACGGATTTTCCTATCCAGAGAGATTTTATTCGTGACTTACAGGATTTTATAAGGATTTCAAAGGAAGTCATACCTCTGGAAAAGTCAGCTATCACAATAAAAAATGAGAGCCGAGAAAAGCTTGGAGTTTTCGAGAGGAGAATTCAAGAAATCGATAGATTAGAGAAGGATATCAGGGATTATATTGAAAGCCGTACAACCGGAGTAGATGCAGCTGAGATTCTTGAGATAAGGGAAAGGATTTTAGAAACCTCCTCAAGCGTGGCGCTGGAAAAGAAAAATGAAAAACTTGCGGAGCTTGACAGGCAGAATAAACTGGATCTTATGGAGACCCAGCAGCTTTATACAAGGATGCTCTCAGTTCTCGGTCCGTTTTTCGAAGACAGCATATATGGAGCTCAAAACACATATTATGCGTATATCGAGGATAAGGTACTGAGGGGAAAGCATATTGGTTCCATTGAAAACATGAAGTATGAATTTGACCTTCTTTTTACACAAGACACCCTGAAGGTAAAAGACCTGCAAAACCTGTCTTTGCCGGTCTGGTCAAAGAGTGGAATTCTGTCCAGAGAGAAAAAAGTGAAGAGCTTCGATGTATCCGAGTTCTATATCACGAATATCGAGTATGAGGGAAATAACCTGAGAGCTGTTATTGAGGACAAAGACCCGGAAAACAGGTTCATTATCTCATCGGATGAGAAAGCCTTTCTGATTATGCGCAGAGATTACGAGATTACACGGGACGCAGATCTGGCAGCTGCATTAAACAAGGACTCGGTCGACGCATTCATATTAAAGCTAAAAAATTTTTTCAGGGAATCTGTGGGATCGGAAAGGCTCAGACGTATAACAATTGATGGGAGAAATGCCGTTGAGGAGAATAAAATTTTTGACTGCCTGAAACTAATTGCCTCAATATACGGAAAACTGGTAACAGAGTGCCTTGAGAGAGGATATACCGAAGGGGAAATTACCATAAAAATTGAAGAACCAGGCGGGATCAGGACAGAGAAATACCTTAAGAAGTCGGAGATTTACAGGGAACTTTCAACCATCGGAAGTGAAGGAAAAGAACTTGCTGCACTTTTAAGGGTATCGGATGCTTGACTAAAAAACAGTCAGGTGATAAGAGACAGTAACAGATAATAAGGACAGAACAAACTGAAAATGTGAAGAAAATTTAGAGGTTCTGCTTTTCCTTCTGCCAGGAAGTACAGAGCAGTTCAGTTACGGTTGAGATAATAAAGAGAATTTTCTATAAAAAGATAAAATTTTGAGAGCTGCCTTCACTAACAGCTGTATTGACAGAAAAAAATCAGGTTTATCCTGCCCTGCAACTACTCTGGTTTTCCTTCCTCATAACCTGCCCCATCTGGCAGGAAAGGAGCGAAAATGACTACTATAAATAGTAACAGAAAAGTGCCATACACTCGGGTCGTTGCCTCAAAAGTAGCATAAAACATGAGAATTACAAGCATTACCCAGACAATGAAACTGAGCTGAAGAGCAATCCTTACCCTGTATAAATTCTCCTCGCTTTCGCTCAACAAAATCCCCCCTCAAAGAACCCCTCCAAAGATCCCGAATAAAAATGATTCTCGATTGAATAAATAAGTGTTTATCGGAATGACAGATCTGGAGATCTGGGGCACAATCAGGGCAAAAAATTATGAGTAAAACGCTTACTGGAATTAGAGTATAAACTTATTGGAATTAGAGTATAAATTTAGTTTTTATAATAATAGATTTATAGTATACGTACATTTATTTTTCTTAGGCGTATGCTTAACAGACATTCTTCGAATGGCCTACATCCGGTATGCAGATGGTATATTATCATTGCAGGTATTATTATACCGATTCTTGAACGGAGATGGGGCATATGCGATGGATTGGAATCGAGACGGGGCGTCCTGCATAAACCGCTACAGAAAAGGAAGCCATTATCTGTCTCATCCGAGATTTTAACAGGCAAACTTCTTTTACATCAAGATAATCATTTTCCTGGGGGGAACAAACTATGAGAGCTGGATTGATAATAATACTGATCATCTCGGCAGCACTGATATCTGCGACTACGGTCTATGCCCGTGAAAATACCACAAATAGTGCCATAGCTGTCATGAAGGATGCAAAGGGCAATACTGTAGGACTGGCAACTTTTACCGAGGAGTGCAATGGGCTTGTCCGCATCAATGCCAACGTAAAATGCCTGGAACCGGGCATGCATGGAATCCATATTCACGAGAAAGGAGACTGTACCGGACCAGACTTCACCTCTGCTGGCGGACACTATAATCCTCTGGGCAAAGAACATGGCCTCAATAACCCTCAAGGCCCTCATGCCGGTGACCTGCCCAATCTCGAAGTTGGCAAGGATGGCAGGGGACAGATGAACGTCACCACAGACCTTGTGACGCTGTCACCTGGACCGACCACGCTATTCCCAGCTAATGGCACTGCGCTAATCATCCATTCCGATCCTGACGACCAGATGACGAATCCATCTGGTAACAGTGGGGCGCGGATTGCCTGCGGGGTCATAGAGAAGAAATGAGTTTTCGTAAGACAGTACGTATAATCAAGGCAGTATATTTGATTGGGTTTATTTTATTGATTGGATTTACTTTATTTAATCCAAATATTTTTTAATTGTAGATCTCCTTTATTTGAAGCAGCTGCTTGAATTATCTGCATTTTAATATAATTCATATGTGCGTCAACTGCGATAGCCTGTTAACAATTCAAATTTTAATAAATTATTAAATTTCAATAAACCGGCTCAATTTGTCTCCTTCACTCACTCGCTTAAGAAAATCAGCTCTGTCAGTATAGGGAACGCCAGCAATTATGCAATCCGCAGCTTTCCTGCCAAGCCCGGGGAGTTCCCTAATGAGATTGGGAGAAGCTGTGTTGATAGGCAGAGGATAAGGTATGCCGGTAATCGAGCGCATCCCATGTCCTGTGACCGTTACGTCGGTAAATTTCCGCAAAGGCAAGGGAGCAGGAATCCCTATCAATAGAGGATAAGACCCAATCTGTCTTCCGAAAGTAACTCCATTTTCATATACCTCACACATTACGTCCCTGAGTACGGTCCCTTCGGGCACGATACGCCGAAGCATAGGAAAGTCAATATTTTTCCGTACCCGCTCCTTGTAATCCAGAAAGAGTTTTTTATGCTTCCTTGCAGCCCCGTCTTTTCCATATATTGGAGTTCCTGGAAAAGCCATGACCTGGCGGATGTTGATCCTGCGCAGGAGCAGTCCAGAATCGAGCACCTGCTTCAGGAAGTCATAGTTAAGCTGGAAGGTTTTCCTGGATTCACCCATCAGCCCATGCACAAAATTAATGCCAGGAAGAATTTCCGGAAGCCCGTTTGCTCCCCGTACTGCCCCAAACCTGTTAACAAGTTTGATTGCCTCAAAGACTTCCTCAGAAGATGCCTTAAGGAAATTTGCCTCAATTACTGCCTGGTCAGCACTCTCCATTCCAAAAGCCGCCACATCTCCTGATGTATGATATTTAATTATCGTTTTCAGGATCTGCTCGGACTCTTCAGGGTAAGCTGCAAGGGTTATCGGGTTTGCATTGTCCATATGGAGCACCGACAGTTTCGGGGCTGAGTTCCGGATTCCTCTGTAGAGCCTCTCAATGGCAGCCGGATTGGGCTTTGGCACAGGTTCCCCGGTATCCGTGCCGTGATAGGAAAAGAGGTCAGGCTGTCTACCTATCCTGAAATAGCGGGCTCCGTGGGAGTAAAGGGAGGAAACCTCGGAGATTACATCCTCAATGGGACGGTAGTCAGAAGCCCCGTAAAAAGGTTCCGTGCAGAAGGAGCAATGGACTTTTCTTCCACAGCCCCTATAAGTCTCAAGCTCGCACATGCAGTAAGGAAAATCAGGGTGCTGCCTGACAAGAAAAGCTCCACCGGGTCCCCAGCGCCCGATTTCGGCTGTTGTCCTGAAGCGGTACTCTACATTCTCGGGATCTCTGAGTTTTACAGAAGAAACCCGGTTAGCACCGTCTTTAAAAAGATCATAAATAAAAGCTTCAAGATCCATTCTCGCAAGCACTGCACCCGAGAGGTTTATTCTGCCTTCAGTACCTTTTGCAGCCCTTCCGCCTTCACTGCTGAAACCGAGCCTGATAGGACCGCCTATAACCTTTACTCCATGTGCAGTCCGGAAAATTGTCTCAATTTCCCCCAGTGTGATTGGAGAAGCCCTCAGATATTTACCTGGAACGGTCATGCCTGCTATAACGATAACAAGATCCGCTTTTCCTGCAAGCTCCCCTGCTCCGGGCGGGTTTTCCCGCAGGGTGTCAATGGTCAGGTAGTGAATATCTTTTTCAGGAAGTCCGCGTTCCCTGAGAGCGCCTGCTATGTAACGTGGGTAGGGAGAAAGGTAAGGAGGAACCCCAAGGCAGGCAGGTTCGTCCACATAGCCATCTATAATAAGTGCTTTCATGTCAATTCTTGCTTCCATTTGCTTGGTAATCGAAAATATAGAGTGCAGCCAGATATAATACAGGTAAACGAACAGGTTTTAGAAATAGTATTAAAGAGATATGCAAGGAATATAAAGGGAGGTAAAGACAGTAATGACCGAAATCACCACAAAAATAAAGGGACTGGTTAAAAGTTAGGAAGGATTTAGAAAAATAATTAGGGCCGGGACCGAGAATCGAACTCGGGTCGTAGCCTCCACAGGGCCACAGGATGGACCTCTACCCTACCCCGGCCACAGGGGTCTGGTGCTTAAGATTGAAGCAACCTATAGATGGAGTTTTTTTATATAAAGTTTTTGCCAGAAAAGGCAGGAGACCATTCCCTGGGAAAGGAAGATCTCTGCTTTTTTGCCTCAGGGATGTACGGATCCAGCTAAATGTTCTCCCTGAATAATCATCAGAGTTTTTCAAGCTTCTCAAGGGCAAGTTTTGCAGCCTTTTCTCCCGAGAGGAGCATACCTCCGAAGATTGGTCCCATCCTTGGGGCACATGTTGCGGCATTTGCAGCCATGCCCGCAACGATCAGACCCGGATAAATCTCCTGGGTTGCATCGACAGCCAGACGCTCGCCAACCTCTGACCACATGGGCTTTTCTCCAAGAGACCCAAATTCTCCAATCTTTGCATTGGGAATCTTCCTGAGAATTGTATTGCATACAGCCGCATCATGCCCTGTGCCATCAATTACGAATTTTGTCCGGATCATGAGAGGGTCCACATGCAGGCGCTGTGCCATGACAGGTCCCCAGTTTATGACGATTCCGGTAACCCTGTCGTTTTTCCGGATAATAACATCCTCAAAACTCACAAGGTTGAAGACCTCAGCCCCGGCTGAAGTTGCGCCTGCAATCAGCTTTCCGACAGACTCTACGGAGTTTGCCACATAATATCCGGGCTGGTACTCCCTGTACCTGATCTCGAAGTCATCAAGAATGCGGCAAGCTTCCTCCTGCACAACTATGCGCGGAAACATCATGCCACCAGCCCACATGCCGCCCCCTAGCGACAATTTCTGTTCGTAAATAGCAACCTTTGCCCCAGCATCTGCAAGATACTTCGCAGCTACCAGATTTGCAGGCCCTCCTCCTACGAGTGCCACATCGATATCCGTGTAATCAAGGAAGGTTCTGGAATACTCATCAAAGATTGCCCTTGTGATTATAACTTCATCAAGTTCCATTTTAATCTCTCATAAAGTTTCTAAGGTTAAAGTCTGAAAAAATCAACCCGGTTTTTAGTATAAACCAGGGGAATGTAAACCCTGACCTGCAGACATTAAAATTAAAGTTTTGATTATAGGCATTGTTTTTAAAGTTGTTGGAATTGGTGGAAGCTATGAATACAGGGAATCCTCGTCTCAGGAAATCCTTGTCTGCGAAAAGAGTAAGTCCATTACAATAATCAATTTACACCGTACCATTAGAAAAAGAATCAATCATTTTAAGAATCAGGATCCCAGCGGTTGCATAAATCATTAAAAAGTACCAGGGTAAAGGACTATTTTTCTCTTCATCTCTTAAGAATAGATAGAATATAAAAACCAATAAAGGCGCATATTTTGATGCAAAATCAAGCTGGACATGAATTAGATTCTCTGGTATTGTAACAAGTAATAGTGTGCAGGCTATGGATACCACACATAGTTTCACATCTTCTTCCAGAGACATTAATTTAAATAGCCTGCCATATCGTATAACGATTTGTTTTTATATAAATAATTTTATTAATTTGTCGTTAAAAACTAATTCTGAAAAATTAAACGGGAAACGTTTTTTAGTAGCACAAAATAAGCTCATAATTCCTCATTTACAAGAAAGGTAGGGTCAGTCAGTTTTAGATTAAATAGTCTGTTCAGTCCGCCCTCCGCTGATAAAGAACATCCTCTGATCTGTATTTCCTGAATGTAGTACAAGCTGTTCATTCTCAAGAGTTGCCGAACTTACATTGCTTAAAAGTGACAGGTATTGACTGTCCAGAGATTCAGGCCCGCATGCAATGAGCGTCATCACAGGCGGATCAAGGGTTAGGTTGTCCCCCTCCAGAATATAGTTCCCGCCGCCGCTATTACAATCGGCTTTGACATAGTATGTGTTGTCAGAGAAGAAAGCAAGCGTATAATTCTCAGGATCCGGCACTACAGTTCTATTTTCAGGGCTGCTGGACTGCTGAAAACCTATCCACTGCCATTCAATATTTGTCAAATTTTCAATCGAAATTCCATCAGAATTTACTACCTGCTCGTCAGACTCGGGAGAACTGTCTCCCTGCTCGGCACAGCCTGATGAAAATAAAACTACGGTTATGATTACAGCAATAAAGGATAAAGAAACCAGGCTTCTGCTCTTATTTCTTATTTCTATTTTTATTTTCATTATACCCTCCCAAATTGATTCCGTAATTGATATTTTTGAGGTACCTTTTACTTTTAATTCAGTATATTTTTGTACACCCATTATTTAAACTTCAATTTAAGCTGCAGACATAGAAAACGGATCAATTAAGAACTAATTAAAGATGTAATTGAAACTTATATTACGTGATTTGAGTTCAGAAAGCCAGATTCCTATGTTTCTATAGCCGACAAAGCTGACCTTATTGATAACAAAATAATATTGATAACAAAATAATATTGATAACAAGATAAGTATCTGGACTCGAAGGATAGAATGAAAATAAGTGCACGCAATGTGCTGAAGGGTAAAGTTAAAAGAATAATACACGGATCTGTTAACTCTGAAGTAGTAGTTGAACTTCCGGGTGGTATAGAAATTATTTCCATTATTACAAAAAACTCAGTAGAAAACCTGGATTTGAAAGAAGGAAGTGAGGTATACGCAGTAATTAAGGCTACAAGCGTGATGCTAGCTTCGGACTGACCTATTGACTTTCAGTATTGTGAAATTACAACCCTTTACATGTAAATCCATAACAAAATAACTTGAAAAAACTAGCTTTAAGAAGACAGGTAATCTTTGAGAAACCAGATAATCCAGATAAACTTTTTGAGAAATCACGAAAAGGCACGAAAAGGCACAATTGAACAAAGGGGGAATCATTTTGCCAGAAAAAGACAGAGAACCATCTTTCCAGCCTGAACCGATACCTGAACCTGAACCTGAGCCTGTTATTCCGCCTGAGCCGATACCTCATCCCGAGCCGGAAATAGATCACGATAAAAAACCAAAGAAAATAAAGGATTTTCGATAAAATGCGACAGTTATGATCTCAAAAGTTTATATAGCTCACAGCGAGCAGGATGAACCACTTGCTCAGGAACTTGCCAGAGCTCTCTGGGCTGTGGAACTGGAGAGCTTTTCATCCCTGTACAGGAAGGCTCGAATTCTTTCCCCTGGTGAAAGGATACGTTTTGGGATTCGTCAGTCAGATTGTTTTATCCCTATTCTCACAAAGGAAGGGGCAGGGTCGCAAGAAGTAAATCAGGAAATCGGCTTTGCAGTCGGGGTAGATCAACTTATAATCCCACTGGTAGAGGCAGGGGTCGAATTGCCTGTCCTGATACATCACCTACAGCCCATTGTCTTTTCTCCAGAAGCTTATGAAGATGCTCTGGGGAAATTGATACAGAACCTGAGAGAACTGACAAGGCTTGACTGGCTGAAGATAAAGTGTCCCTATTGTGGAGAGGAGATGACGCAGTACATCTCACCTCAGGAAGAGGTAGAAAGAGCGCTTCTTGCAGGGACCCACCTTGAGACAAAATGCAGTTACTGCCAGAAAAATATTCATCTGGACCCCAGAACCTTCAGACCTGTG
This region of Methanosarcina flavescens genomic DNA includes:
- a CDS encoding Ig-like domain-containing protein gives rise to the protein MSLLIGAASAAEEDTEVIVTYDKTNVIPGDIVNITVDFNASVDHATISIFNSSDSLLGSSAEMDVLNADDNFFGYNYTIPMDIVSGPLAVDIDAFDADGNQLLDGEPAKDPEAFRFDPESYLTIEIGLNETGPFIPGKTVNITADFSRPVDNAKISIKDSSSSPNASNANLVGASPIENEPMTKVDDDTFAYDYTIPQDISGPLDIDVSGFDEFDNLLGDKSFPGGINFDPSFDYWSPQFKLVTPESEFANKKCVKFNFSAFYYDYRSNDITYTFELNGIQKFNGVLKPGSYKQFELDLADGKYTWEVKLRDEQGNIGGSGLRTLYVDTKCPTVKLVSPADCYKEVIGPETKFNFICEDELAAQYKEDLKLRYTLFIDGKPAGVYDQIPGHIPGYNYEDEYGQIPWDELFPEGIPWDELFPGMSWDELFPGIPEGEIPENGIPESGIPEEYWDDLFPDDVISEAVVSGDSVTEKIHLADGAHNWSVEVEDAAGNKAKSEVRKFYVSLDGLVVTLEKPDGGYVTSTPTFTFRVEGKNGEGAGLPFHYKLLINNTQVDSSCDEKDKNVCSGVSCEGGACDECDFLVGEDNYSVKASVKDGQQVSWTVLITDCTSGRTYQPDVKYFSVDSKCPAPVANLNVEDAFGLTDWVSVRDYPGLMVSWNASTDEDLDSDEPYEVYISTSKPTCIEDMKKVRIDGKETHTDGTDTPNQKLKSSEDKSVYYLCIEAVEGKDLVFGKDYWVAVIARDKAGNYDPKFSMCGPVQTYEDMTITLEQGWNLKSVPKRLIDSKACPEDVFGAGNYVIYWNGSCWEIPKTIEPCKGYWVYAKQPCMTNVKFKGMASEGANPDVPASLTLSRGWHMIGHTSSYPALWSTTLASLNEFNTDNAQNYKFSNLITFQNNEGWGGIIPGASAVSGIAKYVGESDPRPVGALETDNCMVPGQGYWIFMKSEGTYASIENSYKPNLGQDEGGFNPFDPSTWPEDFDLNDPSTWPDGFDLTDPSTWESSKWV
- a CDS encoding superoxide dismutase family protein, which codes for MRAGLIIILIISAALISATTVYARENTTNSAIAVMKDAKGNTVGLATFTEECNGLVRINANVKCLEPGMHGIHIHEKGDCTGPDFTSAGGHYNPLGKEHGLNNPQGPHAGDLPNLEVGKDGRGQMNVTTDLVTLSPGPTTLFPANGTALIIHSDPDDQMTNPSGNSGARIACGVIEKK
- a CDS encoding radical SAM protein is translated as MKALIIDGYVDEPACLGVPPYLSPYPRYIAGALRERGLPEKDIHYLTIDTLRENPPGAGELAGKADLVIVIAGMTVPGKYLRASPITLGEIETIFRTAHGVKVIGGPIRLGFSSEGGRAAKGTEGRINLSGAVLARMDLEAFIYDLFKDGANRVSSVKLRDPENVEYRFRTTAEIGRWGPGGAFLVRQHPDFPYCMCELETYRGCGRKVHCSFCTEPFYGASDYRPIEDVISEVSSLYSHGARYFRIGRQPDLFSYHGTDTGEPVPKPNPAAIERLYRGIRNSAPKLSVLHMDNANPITLAAYPEESEQILKTIIKYHTSGDVAAFGMESADQAVIEANFLKASSEEVFEAIKLVNRFGAVRGANGLPEILPGINFVHGLMGESRKTFQLNYDFLKQVLDSGLLLRRINIRQVMAFPGTPIYGKDGAARKHKKLFLDYKERVRKNIDFPMLRRIVPEGTVLRDVMCEVYENGVTFGRQIGSYPLLIGIPAPLPLRKFTDVTVTGHGMRSITGIPYPLPINTASPNLIRELPGLGRKAADCIIAGVPYTDRADFLKRVSEGDKLSRFIEI
- a CDS encoding sulfide-dependent adenosine diphosphate thiazole synthase, with translation MELDEVIITRAIFDEYSRTFLDYTDIDVALVGGGPANLVAAKYLADAGAKVAIYEQKLSLGGGMWAGGMMFPRIVVQEEACRILDDFEIRYREYQPGYYVANSVESVGKLIAGATSAGAEVFNLVSFEDVIIRKNDRVTGIVINWGPVMAQRLHVDPLMIRTKFVIDGTGHDAAVCNTILRKIPNAKIGEFGSLGEKPMWSEVGERLAVDATQEIYPGLIVAGMAANAATCAPRMGPIFGGMLLSGEKAAKLALEKLEKL
- a CDS encoding META domain-containing protein codes for the protein MKIKIEIRNKSRSLVSLSFIAVIITVVLFSSGCAEQGDSSPESDEQVVNSDGISIENLTNIEWQWIGFQQSSSPENRTVVPDPENYTLAFFSDNTYYVKADCNSGGGNYILEGDNLTLDPPVMTLIACGPESLDSQYLSLLSNVSSATLENEQLVLHSGNTDQRMFFISGGRTEQTI
- a CDS encoding TOBE domain-containing protein, coding for MKISARNVLKGKVKRIIHGSVNSEVVVELPGGIEIISIITKNSVENLDLKEGSEVYAVIKATSVMLASD
- a CDS encoding TIR domain-containing protein; this translates as MISKVYIAHSEQDEPLAQELARALWAVELESFSSLYRKARILSPGERIRFGIRQSDCFIPILTKEGAGSQEVNQEIGFAVGVDQLIIPLVEAGVELPVLIHHLQPIVFSPEAYEDALGKLIQNLRELTRLDWLKIKCPYCGEEMTQYISPQEEVERALLAGTHLETKCSYCQKNIHLDPRTFRPVL